In Ensifer canadensis, a genomic segment contains:
- a CDS encoding cytochrome b, with product MSAEHSTYTPTTGIEKWVDSRLPLPRMIHDSFISYPVPRNLNYAYTFGAMLSVMLIVQILTGIVLAMHYASDTTVAFNSVEKIMRDVNHGWLLRYMHANGASFFFIAVYLHIARGLYYGSYKAPREILWILGVVIYLLMMAAGFMGYVLPWGQMSFWGATVITGFFSAFPLVGEWIQQFLLGGFAVDQPTLNRFFSLHYLLPFMIAGVVVLHVWALHVTGQTNPTGVEVKSKTDTVPFTPYATLKDALGVSVFLLVYAWFVFYQPNFLGHPDNYIPADALKTPAHIVPEWYYLPFYAMLRAITFNVGPIDSKLGGVLVMFGSIIILFFLPWLDTSKVRSAVYRPWYKLFFWIFVVNAILLGWLGSRPAEGLYVVMSQIGTLYYFGFFLVIMPVLGLIETPKRIPNSITEAVLEKKNAKAQPATARA from the coding sequence ATGAGTGCTGAACATTCAACCTACACGCCAACGACTGGCATTGAGAAATGGGTTGATTCCCGTCTTCCGCTGCCGCGTATGATTCACGACAGCTTCATCAGCTATCCGGTTCCCCGGAACCTGAACTACGCATATACCTTTGGCGCCATGCTTTCCGTGATGCTGATCGTGCAGATCCTGACCGGTATTGTGCTGGCCATGCACTATGCCTCCGACACGACCGTTGCGTTCAACTCGGTCGAAAAGATCATGCGCGACGTCAACCACGGTTGGCTGCTGCGCTACATGCACGCCAACGGCGCATCATTCTTCTTCATCGCCGTCTACCTACACATCGCCCGTGGCCTCTATTACGGCTCGTACAAGGCACCGCGCGAAATCCTCTGGATCCTCGGCGTGGTCATCTACCTCCTGATGATGGCTGCCGGCTTCATGGGCTACGTTCTGCCCTGGGGTCAGATGTCCTTCTGGGGCGCGACCGTTATCACCGGCTTCTTCTCGGCCTTCCCCTTGGTGGGTGAGTGGATCCAGCAGTTCCTGCTTGGCGGCTTTGCCGTTGACCAGCCGACCCTGAACCGCTTCTTCTCGCTGCACTACCTGCTGCCCTTCATGATCGCCGGCGTTGTCGTGCTTCACGTCTGGGCCCTGCACGTCACCGGCCAGACCAACCCGACCGGCGTCGAAGTGAAGTCGAAGACCGATACCGTTCCCTTCACGCCCTACGCGACCTTGAAGGACGCACTCGGCGTCTCCGTGTTCCTGCTGGTCTATGCATGGTTCGTATTCTACCAGCCAAACTTCCTCGGCCATCCGGACAACTACATTCCGGCTGACGCTCTGAAGACGCCTGCCCACATCGTTCCTGAATGGTACTACTTGCCGTTCTACGCGATGCTGCGCGCCATCACCTTCAATGTCGGCCCGATCGACTCCAAGCTCGGTGGCGTTCTGGTGATGTTCGGCTCGATCATCATCCTGTTCTTCCTGCCATGGCTGGATACCTCGAAGGTGCGTTCGGCTGTCTACCGTCCCTGGTACAAGCTGTTCTTCTGGATCTTCGTGGTCAACGCCATCCTGCTCGGCTGGCTGGGTTCGCGCCCTGCGGAAGGCCTGTACGTTGTCATGTCGCAGATCGGCACTCTGTACTACTTCGGTTTCTTCCTCGTCATCATGCCGGTCCTCGGCCTGATCGAAACGCCGAAGCGCATTCCGAATTCCATCACCGAGGCGGTGCTTGAGAAGAAGAATGCGAAGGCACAGCCGGCCACCGCACGTGCCTGA
- a CDS encoding cytochrome c1, giving the protein MKKLVTGILSLAVVAGLGLGAAVAEEAAGGAEHGGGTPHYPIHKPEQQDWSFAGPFGNYDKGQLQRGLKIYTEVCSACHSMNLVAFRTLEGLGYSDAQVKAFAANYEVQDGPNADGEMYTRKAVPADHFPSPYPNKEAAAASNNGAAPPDFSLIAKARGIERGFPQFVFDMFWPYQEGGPDYIHALLTGYHEPPEGVQVAEGTHYNPYFANASALAMAQPISNDQVTYEDGTPQTVDQYAKDVSAFLMWAAEPHLEDRKRTGFMVMVFLLIFTGLVYLTKKSVYANKEH; this is encoded by the coding sequence ATGAAAAAGCTTGTAACAGGCATTCTGTCACTTGCTGTCGTCGCTGGCCTCGGTCTCGGAGCTGCTGTCGCTGAAGAGGCGGCAGGTGGCGCGGAGCATGGCGGCGGCACGCCCCACTATCCGATCCACAAGCCTGAGCAGCAGGACTGGTCGTTTGCCGGCCCGTTCGGCAACTACGACAAGGGTCAGCTGCAGCGTGGCCTGAAGATCTACACCGAAGTCTGTTCGGCCTGCCACTCGATGAATCTGGTGGCATTCCGTACGCTCGAAGGCCTCGGCTATTCCGACGCACAGGTGAAGGCCTTCGCCGCGAACTACGAAGTTCAGGACGGCCCGAACGCTGACGGCGAAATGTACACCCGCAAGGCCGTGCCTGCGGATCACTTCCCGTCGCCGTACCCGAACAAGGAAGCAGCTGCTGCTTCCAACAACGGGGCTGCACCGCCGGACTTCTCGCTGATCGCCAAGGCGCGCGGCATCGAACGCGGCTTCCCGCAGTTCGTCTTCGATATGTTCTGGCCTTACCAGGAAGGTGGCCCGGATTATATCCACGCGCTGCTGACCGGTTACCATGAGCCGCCGGAAGGCGTTCAGGTCGCCGAAGGCACGCACTACAACCCTTACTTCGCCAACGCTTCTGCGCTGGCGATGGCCCAGCCGATCTCCAACGATCAGGTTACCTACGAGGATGGCACGCCGCAGACGGTGGACCAGTATGCCAAGGACGTTTCGGCCTTCCTGATGTGGGCAGCCGAGCCGCACCTGGAAGACCGCAAGCGCACCGGCTTCATGGTCATGGTGTTCCTGCTGATCTTCACCGGTCTCGTCTACCTGACCAAGAAGTCGGTTTACGCCAACAAGGAACATTGA
- the petA gene encoding ubiquinol-cytochrome c reductase iron-sulfur subunit — MSEHDISSETSGEPTRRDFLYLATGMAGVVGAGAVAWPFIDQMRPDASTLALASIEVDVSSLQAGMSLTAKWRGKPIFIRNRTEKEVEEAKAVALADLKDPVARNANLPTDAEANDLDRSAGEGKENWIVMIGSCTHLGCVPLGQAGDFGGWFCPCHGSHYDTAGRIRKGPAPENLAVPTFSFVSDTVIKIG; from the coding sequence GTGAGCGAACACGACATTTCAAGCGAGACCTCGGGCGAGCCCACTCGCCGCGATTTCCTTTACCTGGCCACCGGCATGGCGGGCGTCGTCGGCGCCGGCGCGGTCGCTTGGCCATTCATCGACCAGATGCGTCCGGATGCTTCGACGCTTGCTCTCGCCTCGATCGAGGTCGATGTGTCGAGCCTGCAGGCCGGCATGTCGCTGACGGCCAAATGGCGCGGCAAGCCGATCTTCATCCGCAACCGCACTGAGAAGGAAGTGGAAGAGGCCAAGGCGGTCGCTCTTGCCGACCTCAAGGATCCGGTTGCGCGCAACGCCAACCTTCCGACCGACGCCGAGGCGAACGATCTCGATCGCTCCGCCGGCGAAGGCAAGGAAAACTGGATCGTGATGATCGGCTCCTGTACCCATCTCGGCTGCGTGCCGCTTGGTCAGGCCGGTGATTTCGGTGGCTGGTTCTGTCCCTGCCATGGTTCCCACTACGATACGGCCGGCCGAATCCGTAAAGGTCCGGCGCCGGAGAACCTCGCCGTGCCGACCTTCTCGTTCGTTTCCGACACAGTTATCAAGATCGGTTGA